GGCAGTGTAACTTGGTGATGCCTTTATGTACCTGAAGAGAAGCACTATTGTAGATTTAATGATAACAGTTTACATGGATTTTATAACCATTAGGATTATTGAACCTCAGTAACGACCGATTTGTTGAGTACTGCATTTCAAAATTTTCTGAGCCATGTAAGTCTGTTTAACTGAATGGCTGCAGGGTTATGCAATGTCCACTATAGTATTTCTGAATTTTGTTGTACACAGATGGCCCCACAAGTGCTCAACCACCAAGAGGTCAATTAGTAGGCTGTAATTATTTCCCCAATCTTTGAAGTTACAGGAAACTTTTATTTCCTCTAAtgctatttctgttattgttattcaatttcaaataacaataaatacagtaaatttatataaaagaatCTTTCCGGAAATCCaggaaaagtgtaaacaggtgagatacaaaGGACTATTTAGTATTTATTTGAAATCTTAAGCCACATCAGTATCTTGGGTCATTAGTGGCACATTTAAAATATAgcaatagggtggggcttgggggcaaagcccccgggtaaggaagttttttggttcataaggtgatgtttgtggattcccagaatggttaatTGTTAAAactaatgtgctagacatctaaggtcatataacaatatgataaactattgtggcaaaaagggtaaaaatgagttagaataagtggaagaaggggatgaagaagagaaggtaaaggaaagggggagaagaaaagactatgAAAAATTATTTGAGGAGAGGGCTGAAGTCCAAGGTAGAGGTGATCCCCTCAGTTTCTGTCtcctatcaacaacaacaacaatcaaggGATTAGGGGGGATGTTGGATtagtaattgacttcttggtgactaaagCACTTGTGGAACTAAGTCTGTGTAAACACAATTCATAAATTAAAagtacagtggacatggcatgtaagCATGCCATCTGCAGCCAATGAGTTAAACAAAATTAATCAGATTTTACAGTGTAAAATCCCACATTTGAAAATGTTACTGTTAAATGTATGGCAACATGTGGCAAAGTATCCTATGATTAATagctttaatattattacttactTGGTCAAACTTTTATTTTGTGAAATGACAATTTGCTCTAATTTGTTCACGTCAAATGTTTTAAACTCATTTGTGAGGATCTTTCCTATTAAAATTAATGAAAGTTGAAAGCCTTAAATGCTCTAAGCAAAAGTAATTAAATATGTTGAAATACACTGCCAGATGCCTTACAGTAAAGGAAAGAAACCATTTTTGTAACTGTATTTGAGGGATACAGACATTGTGTGTTTagaattgatattattttttattcttggaGTGATAGAAATACAGAATGTCTATTGGGCAAATGGATTGAGAAAGGAAATTAATATTGTTTCAATATTATGGGGTATAGGGTTATCCATACAGCAGTTtctttcacacatttttttttttatgccttttctGTGATGCATTGATGGAAACCTACCTTAATTTGAAAATTTTGTATgtcctttgaaaaaaaatacatgttcaaCCAATACAAAATGTTATTATTTCGCCAAGTTTAGGGTGTATCAGTAGGAAAGATTGAATTTATTTCACTATAAATCATACACAAAACTAGTGAAGTCAACAAGTAATCAAAAGAGTTTAATAGGATTATATCAATAAGAGCCTGATGAAATTAATTTCTACTCACATTAACAATATTGTTCCActatattagcattaacattcaaTATATAGCTGTATGCTATGTTATTCCCCAGGCTATATAGATTAATACTAGTGCCCAACCAGCATAACTTCCCAAACCTTTATTGATGGTTATTggttaaaagtaaataaatgtgcttgacatcaaaggtcatgatGTAGTACTTGGTGTAGCagcagagagagtaaagagaagaattaaattatgtcccctgtagttttttgtgaattttgttacatgcagatggctccacatatgctcaTCCACCTAGGAATCTATCAGTAGACCCCTTTGACTGCACCTGAATTtttcattccttgaatttgtgtgaaaatgtgtttttctttctaatattactaacattgatgctgttattatttttattcatattatgattattgaattgttaataaaatattaataaatttaagatgataaaataatataaaggaaGCTTTccaaaaaacaggaaaaggataaataggtgagatgggtaggactaataactgactccttggagTCTAAAAACTTGTAGAGCTACGTATGTGTAAAGACAACAGATGAACTAATATTAcagagggcatggcatgtatttttgcatCTGGGCCGACTGGGTTATGTGTGCTAAACATCAAAAGTTGTACAGCACTTCAGCAGTGTATGGTACTGAAAAGGGGTAAAAAGGGTGAGTAAATGGATTAAGGCAGAGATTAGCAGAAGGGGAAAGTgcaattagatcaaatggaggataCAGGTCAGTGAAAAAagaaaccacatatatatatatatatatatatatatatatatatatatatatatatatatatatatatatatatgtagaaaacatATGAGTAATAAGGTTAAAATGGGGTGTCAGAGAAGTAGTAGGAAAAGAATTAAGGAATGAGAcaagggataaaggggaagaaTCAGAAGGGGGAGGATCCAGAGAAGGTCAAAAGGGAATCACATGTATATccaagagggagtggagggggggttgTTGCAAATGGAGCAAGGGGGGATAggttgtgttgggagggagtgggagaagaaggatggcagtagagggaatgggagcagATATTAGTGTGTGGATGAGGGACTGGCATATTTTTGGGTGTCATGAGTTGAAAGTTTTGAATGTCCCTAAGAATTTCTGAAAGGGAGTTGGGTAGAGAGGTCTGAGAAATGTTTTTCTtgtgagggagagacaaggggacaGACAtctgaggagtagagggagatgtaggtgtaggagaggatgtggtagaatATGGGGTGGAACAATTAGATTGTCAGATGCAATGAGTCGAGtgcagaggaggacgagaggtggGCACCAGGAAGTGATAGAGAtaggagtgtctggatttagaatggcaaaggAATTTgactaggagagggagggggtgaaagtggGAACATACAGAGTaagaagagatactgggggagatgaaGAAACATTTTGAGAAGGGGGATGGGCAGAATGAAGGGCAGCACTGGAGTAGGGAGTTTCCTGCCTTGCCTTGCATATTTTGAGGACGTTTGAATTTGAGAGCTGATACCTCAATCCTGCAAACATTATGGGGGCCACCCAAATTGGCACCCGTGCATGATTGCGCATAGTAGTTTGAACAATAATGACTAAGTTGTGCACATAAGAGGACAGTGGGCTGTAGAGCAACAGTGCCTGTCAGTGTGACCAAAATGCTAACATTTCTGACACTGATAGGGGAAGAGTCAAGATGACTAAACAGGGCAGGACTTTCTTCCAATATAAACATTATGGgtgaggtcatgtctacagaagtTAATCTTCCTCTGgggaatatttattatatttattaaaaattttctgccacatcaacatctaacgatattaacaataaggTGATGCTTGGGGGGCAAAGCCCTAGAGTAAGGAAGATTTTTGGTTCATAGGGTTTGAGAATTCCCAGAACGGTTAatgggtaaaacaaataaatatgtttaaacaGAGATCATATAGCATTTTGATAAAGTATTgtagcaaaaagggtaaaaataagtTAACAATTAGGTTAAGCGGACAAAAGAAGAggttgaagaagagaagaaaagaccatgcaaaattagttaaggtCCCAATTAGGGGTGATCCACTATACTGGGCCCACACACGACAACAATGAGCAGGGGATTCAagatttttatctattcattgaaAAATTTCTGCTGCGTCAACATCCAAGATCATTAGcggcatatttaatatatagtgaTAGGATTAAATTTTGGGGCAAAGCCCCAGATAAGGAAGTGCTACATGACATCCAAGGTCCTATGACACTACAGTAAAGTAAGAGTAGCAAAAAGGGGTTAGAAATGAGTTCATGATTAGGGtgaagttacaggttgaacagtagtAGCGGGTGGTAtggtagggaaagagggtgagcTGATGGGGGATAGTGTAAGATAAAtgttgttagaaggggaaggagttaaggaaGTAAGGAGCATTATAATAAAGTATTAtggcaaaaacagcaaaaaaaaatttaagaattAGGATAattggacagaacaaggggatgaacagaaggaaaggagaagaaaagagcataCAAAATTGGTTGATGCAAGGCCTGAGGACCAAGGTTAGGGGTCCCAGTCCCCATCTCCCAagcccccccccacaacaacactgagcaggggataggggagatctggggggaatagtgtagcactgtattGACGCTTCTTCATAGTCAATGAGGCAAGCAAGCAGGTTGTTTTCAGTATGAGTAATCTTTGTTGTAGACAGGTCAGTCAACTGAGAAAATGAAAACAGTTCTGTTACAGGACTAgttttgccagtgaggtcagctTGGGACTCAGTGAGCTTGAAACTCAAATGTAGCTGTGACAAAGTGTGAAGTATTGTCAGAAGTAGCTGTAGAGGAATCACAAATTAATTAATCTTACTTGGCTCGGCTTGTAGAGGTGTAAGTAGTAGGGCAAAGGTAGGAGGAAGCAGTGGTTTCAAGTGAGGTAGTAAAGTGCAGATTGATTGAGTAATTAAAATTATCTCCCATGCCAACAGTGGGGAGGTAGACAAtagggatgaagagtagtaataaggaagGGGGTTGAAAAGAAGAGTGTAGGGAGGTTTTCTAAAGGTTGGGTAGTGACCAGGGTGGGTGACCTGGAATGGACGAAGGTGGTGtcgaggagggggtagtagtagcagtgttctgCATTGTGATCATAGAACCAGGGCTGATAACAGGGCAGGCCTCAATGACCCCAGTCAAGGTACATGGTAAgccatggttaatggttaatggttaaaagcaaaataaatgtgctagacatctaaggtcatatagcactatagtcaatgttagtgaaggatggttgggttagtgattagttgttaaagctgggtgaaggaattggtgagtgaatgggttagggtcggatgaggtaatgtaaaggggttagatcaagtgaaggatatatatgcgtttgaggaaggaaaacaggttgtcaaagcagaaagtgtgagattctgtaaggatgtctgataagttgggatgtctatgtagggaggacgtgggcatgacaatagaatatgtgggactgaaagaggaacattcggaaactgcgaatgttccaatgaaggatagttatactttcgttgatttactggcaaagactgcagtgcgtgttggagaatttgaaggggaaggtgctagaggatgggataaagaatgaggttggggaggtggtgttgtatcaggaggggtgtcgggaggtagagggtctggggaagagggtacttgtgacataagGGGtacacgtgtgtatccaggagggagtggaagggatagaggggatagtgggagggttaatataggtggggctggagtcagggggaatgggttttgttgggatggggtaggaggattgggtgtagggagaatatgagtaggaggaggatggatatcggcagtcactttaagTGTGGAGGgaagttgtagaatttgaaggtggacgagtattagtttgggactcgattatgtagttctggatatcttcaagagtttctgtagtggagttggttggggagttttgtaagataaaggttttcttgtgaggggggggggggggaagagaagtctggtgtctgaaaaataggggcaaaggaaggtggaggtgattgtgaggtaggggaagagggggtggaacgtttattctgtctgctgcgggtagtgcggggagggagatgggaaggtgttggggctgtagtagagattggggtgtctggatttaggatggcaaaaaaatttgattgggtagagattggagtgtctgggtttaggatgagAAAAGAacttgactggggaaggtaggaggtagaagaggggaagttagatggaggggggttgggtttaggagcttgggaggtagggggattggcagagtgagtgacattactggagtagggggtaagagagaagcctcgtcgacgtgcttcctgtctggcttcacgtagagtgagtccaagtctgaatctgagagttgctacctcagactcaaatttgtaggtggggcagcctttataaaatacattatgggggccgccacagtttgcacatgtgcgtgattgtgcagagcagtttaatcgagtatggccaggctgggcacatagcgggcatctgaaTGACAGTTTGGctggatgtcctaaacgccaacaattttggcactgacgaggaggaggttggtatggtcggacaggtagggattccccacctatgtaaacattaaagggaaggtcatgtctacggaaagtgattttggcaatgttgatggatttcttacaatttcctctgggaggaatggagtagcattgtacaaatgttgcatcatagtctgagagacaagcgagtaagtcctctccacaatctgaccattctttgtcatagattgggcaatctgttggggagataagagacagttccggtgcaagtattgagggttggatgaggttctgtagggatgggattaccacatagatcagttagttttgttaatgctatagcttggttttcagttgttactgtgacaagACAGGAGTGGTCGGgttggctacggaaagagactttgcctacttgtttttggaggcattgttggaagaggagggtgttttgagagtagggagctgtgggagggatcataaaaaatcggtcccatttggctgggctaaatagagtatttaggattcttgtagaggtgggggtagtagaagtgcggggacgtgtggaggagggagtagtgttgaggggggtagtgttagggggaggtgggcaataaggttgtaaggtagtaataaggggagatggggttggttgatgaaggaggttgtgggagtaaaggtgttgaagttgagcatgttgggagagtagaaatgtctcctgggggttggttgttgattagggttgatactgtactagtatgcattgatgatgggggagttgttgcagtgttcggagccgtggtcaaaggagagctgggattggggctatttgataaaggggcaagcctcattgcccctaagagtggggttacgtcttcattattggccatgataagcctggagtatgttggggggaaaaaaaatagtccacccctcagggtccccttgaggggtaagggtcaggtatggcaggggaataccgtgcccatggttccatcaggccgttcaggactgacataagtCAGCCTTTTATTCTTTCAGcgcggctctcacaccttaggaggtggatagtagaagggattagTGAAGAAACTGGaacaaaaagtatgagtgggaaaaaaaagactatgcaaaattagttgagtcgatggccgaGTCCCAGGTTGAGGAGTtaccccatcattgggtctcagtcttcgtctcctaagctcccccacgacaacaacgggcaaaggattgggggggtggtAAGCCATGGTAAGCTTGGAGTAGGAGaggatatttatatgtaagcCTGGAGTAggagatgattgtgtgtgtgtgtgtgtatacatgtgtatgcgagGAGCAAGGCAAGGgcgatcccctacattgggcctcagtccgtGTCTCCTAAGCCCCTCACAAGAAGCAgcagcaagggattggggggggaatGTGAAGACTGTTGTGCCCATGGTTCCCCAAGGCTATTCAGGACCAACCAAAAACCAGCAGTCAATTCTTTCGACATGGCTCCTGCACCTTAGAAGTGGACACGAAAATTTTTGCCACGTTAACATCaaaggtcattagcagcatattcaaaatatagtgataggggGTAATGGGGGTAATAACCCAGGTAAGGATGTGCTATTGGACATCTAAGTTCGTACGGTGCTATGGTAACTTATAGCAGCGAAAAGGATTAGGAACAGGTTAATGATAAGGGTAAAGTTATAGGTTGAACAGTATTAAGAGTggtatgataatgaaaagggtagagagggagaacagaTGGGGTATAAAGTAAAGGTTgttagagggaaaaaaacaccaaaaatttgtttaacaattaggataagtggacagaaggggatgaagaaaaggaaaaggaaaaaagaaaagaccatgcaaaattagttgaggcaagggctcaGGACGAAAGGTTGGCGTGATccccacattgggcctcagtccccgtctcctacccaccctcccaacaagcaagggattggggagcTGAAGAAAAGACCCATGGGCCAAGGCCCAAGGCAGGAGATCTGACATTGAGCCTCAGTCTCCACCCACTCTGCCCCCATCCCCGCTGCACCCCATGACAAGAAGCAtagaatgtggggggggggggggggggggggacctgtaTTCATGAAAAATTTTGCTGCTGTTAATTACATGGTAAGGAGCTGAAAATAATTAACACCAGGAGGTGTAGTTCAAATAGTCGTATCCAATACATTTTTATCTGTGAAAACGTGTCAAGGGCCAAATGTCCTTGATCAAAAGAAACTAGCGCAACCACTTTCggaataataatcaaaaataggTTGTAtctcattaaaaagaaaatacttatCACCATTTATTCAAATTACTGAACTGCAAGTTCATCTTTTTCTGCCTGCTCCTAGGATGTGCCGAAGTTGGTACGAGACCACAAAACTTCTAATTTGGAGACTCGAAATGAGTTACAAAATAATGTAACACTTGTTTCTGTAGTGCTAAACATTTTTAATCCAGGTAAGAATTCATAATTCACAAATTACGATGTTTGTTAAATCCGAGTTATATCCATCTTGGAAAGTCAAATCTTCACAGGAGAAAAATCTGGAAATTGCCATCTTGTCAAGTTACCAATATTCAAGTAGTGCGTGTTTACATATCTATTGATAGTTACATATTTAATTATGAAAGCTGGCCAACACGAACCAGCAAATCTTGCAAACTTTTATACTATCATCACAAAGACCTGCTCCAAGGGTCAGTACATTACCAAAGCACAAGTATAACCAAAACATACAATTTGCCATGGTAATCAGCACTCTCCCTgtccataaacaaaaaaaatgcaggtCATAGGTAGGAAAATGTTTATTACAAGCATCTAAAGCATCTGGATACTCTCTCCCAGCAGCTGTGTGTATTTTCATCCTACCTTTCTTGAAAATTGCAACAAACATGCCAGGGTGGACTCCATTAATGATCTATGATGCCCCTATTGGTTTCTGGGTGATAGGCCAAAGTCCCCATTCATCAAGTAACTCAACATGGCAATTTTCTAGATACAggcatttttattttgtattacctCAGTTTTGATTTCCAAATCTAACCACTTTCCTCCCAGTGGAAGACCCATTGAGCTTACACCATGTGATTGTGAACTTGAGGAAATGCTGTTAGTGAGCCATCCTACTTGAAATTCTTGCATCAGGGATTTAATTATCCTGAGTACTGAAACGGATATGACAAGTTATGAAAATAACTTCACACCAGTGCCCCAGAAAGGAGGACAAGTCCATGCCAGAAGTCTCCAGTTCCACACCCTCGAGTTCCACCCTGGCAGTCATACTAAATGATATTCGgttagataaatgtaaatattgcCAGGGGCATACCATTCACAAGTTCTTTAAAGACATCTGGTAATAAGTACACCAGTACATTACTGCAAGCTTTCAGTTTGAAAatttaagccaaaaaaaaaaaaaaaaaaaatttacatgtTAACCCTTTTATCATTTATTCCTCACTTCTTAAAGCAGTTTTATAATCAGTATTCTTATTACATCCATCCAGGCTGATTCATTGTAAGGCTGCAATATTTTCAGCATATAGTCAAGACTAACAGAACAAGACCATGTTTAATTCTTAAAGGAGTTCTAATACTGCAGTTTAATACACAACTACAATAAAAGccttttatttgtcatttgaaTGATACAGTGGTATTCCCCATTAAGCAAAAAAGCATTACAGTCAAGGTACAAACTTGTTATATCATTCAAATTGTAACAAGTGAATGAAAAATTGCATACATACCCTTGGATTCAAATGCAGGACCCAAAAGAATTACTGGCAACTTGTAAACTGTGCCTTCTTGTACACCAGCTAACCCTTAAGTAAACAATTGAGTCTAAGGTTTTCAACAATTCATTAGCCCCATGTCACAACTGAAAAGTGCTACAGTTCATTATTAATCCAATATTCAGATTAATTTTTCTACTGCAATCATCTGCTCAATCCTGGGGATATGTGAATGAAAGAACATCTTAACACTGGAATGGTTGTAAATTTTTATTCTAATATTTAGCATATTTAATTATGCACATTGAAGTACAAAAACAAGTTAGATAAAAGCATTTCTTTAAACCCAAGTAATGGGCCCATATtctatgataatgtaaaaaaggaaaaggctcTCCTGCACTGAAGCTTGGATCAATTGAACAATCAAACGCCATATAAACAATACACCATTTATTCCTTATTTGGTCACAGATCAATATACTGGGCCGCAAGGTTGTTTGAATTGGTGTCACATATGCTGCCCCTCcacaacaaattaaaaaaaaaatgaccacaaACTTGGATGGTTGTGGCTgtaacactcaaacaaacatgaTGTCCAGTTGGACATGAATTATGAGTAAAGATGAGGCTTAtggctccttctctccacttcttccaAGGCCAATTAGTTACTGCCAAACAAAGTTACAACAGGTGGCCATGGACAAAGCAAAGGTAGGTAAGATAGAACACCATATCCTTCCCCACGAAATACAAAATTGTTGTAGAATGACATACCAAACCATTGTAGAATGATCACAGGTGTCAACCATCAACCCTGTTATATGGGtctaataggaaaaaaatatatactttaatgAGCTAATGGCTGGTTGTGAAGGTGGTGTAGTGGTGTAGATGGTAGCAACTTCTGGAAGGAGTTTACTTCATATTTGGCTTGGTAGCAACTACCATTTCCTCTTCCATAGCAGCCAGGACTGTCAACTGCAGAAGAAACAAACTTTATAGTTTTCCATACATGGTAATGATCTTAAAACTCTTGGTTAGAAGGAATTGCAAATATGACATCTGACAGTAATGCTAGTATGAATAATCTGAAATAGCTTACCAGAAGGTCTTCATTATTTTCGAACTTGTTCTTAATGTCAGAGCCTAAGTCTCCATCAGGCAATCTAATATCATCACGCAGTTCACCCGTATCCTTCATAAGACTAAGGTAGCCGTCATCAGAGATGTCAATCAGctggtaaataaatgaaaattagaatCGATCTCCAAAGCAATTATGCTACTGCAGAAAATGCTTATTCACACAAAATAAGAGATTATCCAAAAACTGGTTTCATTACCTGGTAGTCTGCACGCTTGACCACTGGCACGTCCATGTTGTGGGTTGAAGGACAGATATCTTCATATTTCTTACCAGTAAAAAGGTCAATACCGATCAGATGTACCTTAGCGTGACCGTGTTTGCCAGTTTTTGAAGTTGACATTTCTACAATCTTGCAGGCACGGCCctgtaataaaatattatataaatttctaCTTCAGTGCTTactcattaataaatatatctagGCCAACTATCCTATAACTGCAACACACTGATGATGATAGCTAACAAAAATTCATACAAGAAAAATCACTAAAAAGAAATTGTATACTTTAACCCCTCAGTGACAGGTATTAGAAATCTCAAAGCATAATTTACTACAGTGATTTCTGTCAACATCCAGCCATGGGTGCAGGAGtccgctacatgtagcagaacttcCTGCTCGACACGCTTTCGCATGTCACCACATGTGCAGCTGTACCCCGCAGATCACGCAGTTTGTTATGGTAGCTATACACGTGACCCAGCAGCAACAGGTTAAGCTCATCTTATAAAAGCTTTATATTTAAATTGGAAGTGGCATTTGGGCACTTTATATACCCTACAAATACAAATTGGGGTTTTAATGTTACCTTACCAAATGCTATGTTATGAAATGTGCAGCTTAAGAGGATTCCTATTTTTTGTTTAGAAGTTGAAACCTATACAATTTCCTTGGAAACAAAATTTCAAGATGCCCAACATCTAAAAGGACCATTCCCACAAGTATTCTATAAATCAATGTGACTGAAGGTACAATTCAGATGATACAAAGTGGCACGTAAGGTTGTGGTCCCAGAACCCAAATACCAGGGGTAAAATGTTACAAATGTAGCAAGATTAACACCTGTGCAACAGGTTATTGCTTGGGTGGGAAAAAATTGAAAATATCTTGGCATTCTCAGTTCCATGCAACTTACTATCAAGGCTAGTGTACAAAAAATACTTGGACAGGTAAAATTTAATATTTTCCAAAACCATCTTTTTAACCTCCACAGAAATGTCCAGAAAATTTTTAGGTTCCTCTTCCATATGCATTAActggttaatgttaccaagagcaaAGCCTAGACAGGGAAATAGCCATCTTGCATACCATAAGAAATAGTCAACAGGTACAGCTGTCATGCCCCGTTTAACAAGAAATGATGGAAAATATCAGTTGCTTAGCACTGCTCAGGGACACTTATGATATCCAATTTCTATAATTATTCCTCACCACAACTCCTCTGTACCCTCCAGACTGAAGGCCGTTTCTCATTTTCTACAATTGTTGTGGGAGTTGGCACAAAGCTGATAAAACAGGGGTACAGGAGGTTGCCCCTAACCCTCCCATCTAGGGAATAAAGGCAGGataggttaggtttggatttttggcTTAGCACGATACCCTTGTTTTTGGACAGAGGGTACAAAACTTTCAATAACAATTATCCTCTATCTTTTGGAGGTGCTAGTCAAACGTAAATaacagaattaagaaaaaaaaaaaaaaaactaaccctTACAAAGATGTACAAACAGTTAATGGACCTAAACATGATGCACTACAGTAAGAAGATAAGGTTTGTTCAAATCACCTACTTCAGAACAGAAATTGGAAATTAAACTGGAATAATAGGGTTACGAAGATGTAAATAGATTGAAAT
The nucleotide sequence above comes from Penaeus chinensis breed Huanghai No. 1 chromosome 3, ASM1920278v2, whole genome shotgun sequence. Encoded proteins:
- the LOC125039079 gene encoding eukaryotic translation initiation factor 5A-1-like isoform X1 — encoded protein: MRARGSFFKELANFLDWEKVLDNDKFSAGRRHIVALLTCFWCGLGPPARVQGVVAAWKDQATTKMSEELQADFEGGDSGASNVYPAQCSSLRKNGHVVIKGRACKIVEMSTSKTGKHGHAKVHLIGIDLFTGKKYEDICPSTHNMDVPVVKRADYQLIDISDDGYLSLMKDTGELRDDIRLPDGDLGSDIKNKFENNEDLLLTVLAAMEEEMVVATKPNMK
- the LOC125039079 gene encoding eukaryotic translation initiation factor 5A-1-like isoform X2 yields the protein MSEELQADFEGGDSGASNVYPAQCSSLRKNGHVVIKGRACKIVEMSTSKTGKHGHAKVHLIGIDLFTGKKYEDICPSTHNMDVPVVKRADYQLIDISDDGYLSLMKDTGELRDDIRLPDGDLGSDIKNKFENNEDLLLTVLAAMEEEMVVATKPNMK